In Candidatus Methanomethylophilus alvi Mx1201, a genomic segment contains:
- a CDS encoding uroporphyrinogen decarboxylase family protein translates to MVKNLNHLERAAAALADEEVDRLATYPIACGVSRRLIGDGSVTYREWCQNPEKYAEGFVAAQKAFDLDFSIGLMDLSVLAGDLGSHVRFDEENTPFVDKPLIKTLEDYEKLEIPDITKGRTNVIIKGSELVANRLGDEVITSAFVEGPLLVLSQSAGAEKLFFDSYEEPGTVKKALRTITEYDRQVVEALGKTGTKAICWDYLWANYSCLDDKEYGELEGDVFAPSLNEETRKNGMAVAVHNCADLPHLDTQIRKFKPAIYSMAYYPLIEGSKTASQVIEEGYADETLVAGNLDPQLFEQGTVQQVETATKALCQEVKTALCKRGLKSRYCIASGCEVPPSTTCRLENIKAVSDAVKKYGTIGD, encoded by the coding sequence ATGGTGAAAAACCTCAACCATCTGGAAAGGGCGGCGGCCGCCCTCGCCGACGAGGAGGTCGACAGACTCGCCACCTACCCCATAGCCTGCGGTGTATCGAGAAGACTGATCGGAGACGGCAGCGTGACCTACAGGGAATGGTGCCAGAATCCGGAAAAGTATGCAGAGGGATTCGTCGCGGCCCAGAAGGCGTTCGACCTGGATTTCTCCATCGGCCTCATGGACCTGTCCGTCCTGGCAGGGGATCTGGGGTCCCATGTGAGGTTCGACGAGGAGAACACCCCCTTCGTCGACAAACCCCTGATAAAGACATTGGAGGACTACGAGAAGCTCGAGATACCCGACATCACCAAAGGAAGGACCAACGTCATCATCAAAGGAAGCGAGCTCGTCGCGAATAGACTGGGTGACGAGGTCATCACCTCCGCCTTCGTGGAAGGTCCCCTCCTCGTACTGAGCCAGTCGGCAGGGGCCGAGAAGCTGTTCTTCGACTCCTACGAAGAACCCGGGACCGTCAAGAAGGCCCTCAGGACCATCACGGAATACGACAGACAGGTCGTGGAGGCACTGGGCAAGACCGGGACCAAGGCGATCTGCTGGGACTATCTCTGGGCCAATTACTCGTGCCTCGACGACAAGGAGTACGGGGAGTTGGAAGGAGACGTTTTCGCACCGTCCCTGAACGAGGAGACGAGGAAGAACGGGATGGCGGTCGCCGTCCACAACTGCGCCGACCTTCCGCATCTCGATACCCAGATCAGGAAGTTCAAACCGGCGATCTACTCGATGGCCTACTACCCTCTGATAGAGGGGTCCAAGACCGCCTCACAGGTCATCGAAGAAGGGTATGCTGACGAGACCCTGGTCGCAGGGAACCTCGATCCGCAACTCTTCGAACAGGGTACCGTACAACAGGTGGAGACGGCCACCAAGGCACTGTGCCAGGAGGTGAAGACCGCTCTCTGCAAGAGGGGCCTGAAGTCCAGATACTGCATAGCCAGCGGATGCGAGGTACCTCCTTCCACCACCTGCAGATTGGAAAACATCAAGGCTGTTTCCGACGCCGTCAAAAAATACGGAACGATAGGAGACTGA
- a CDS encoding cobalamin B12-binding domain-containing protein: MTNKEEIIGRLALSVQNYKRADAAAAAKEALDAGIDPLEAINDGLLKGMTLVGDLFSKHKAFLPQLLTAAAAMYGALDILLPAIPKGKQQDQKKITLAVVEGDVHDIGKNILKTLLTAGGYLVDDLGKDVPADVIADAAQENGAQVVALSALMTTTMFKMKETLDLLDENGYRQDVKVTVGGSPTSPELAKNLGADHWDKNAQDAVQWLKGGI; encoded by the coding sequence ATGACGAACAAGGAAGAAATCATCGGAAGGCTCGCACTGTCCGTCCAGAACTACAAGAGGGCGGATGCGGCGGCGGCCGCGAAGGAGGCCTTGGATGCCGGCATAGACCCGCTCGAGGCCATCAACGACGGTCTGCTGAAAGGAATGACGCTCGTAGGGGACCTCTTCAGCAAACACAAGGCATTCCTGCCTCAGCTTCTGACTGCGGCGGCCGCCATGTACGGAGCGCTCGACATCCTCCTCCCAGCGATCCCCAAAGGGAAACAGCAGGACCAGAAGAAAATCACCCTGGCCGTGGTGGAAGGGGACGTCCACGACATAGGCAAGAACATACTCAAGACCCTTCTGACCGCAGGAGGGTATCTCGTAGACGATCTGGGGAAGGATGTGCCAGCAGACGTCATCGCGGATGCGGCGCAGGAGAATGGGGCGCAAGTGGTGGCCCTCAGCGCCCTCATGACCACTACGATGTTCAAGATGAAGGAGACCCTCGACCTCCTGGACGAGAACGGATACCGCCAGGATGTCAAGGTCACCGTCGGCGGATCGCCTACATCGCCCGAACTGGCGAAGAACCTCGGTGCCGACCACTGGGACAAAAATGCCCAGGATGCAGTCCAATGGCTGAAGGGAGGCATCTGA
- a CDS encoding HAD family hydrolase → MALDPKIKAVGFDMDGTFMHTKVDYVKLARVVYDEFESLGVPDEILQTDNYKLTMDGGIRWLVEHGKSEYVPGINERIGNRATEIEMEHADIAVPFPGAVEVLDLLKEKGYKVGILTRGGREYATTVLGNAGVLKKFNALVARDDYPEEEAKPNPLAMDHLAAALGVKSGEILYLGDGIVDFMTADASGAQFIGVETGPNTAEMWRKKAGNGVRTIPSVAELADLI, encoded by the coding sequence ATGGCACTCGACCCGAAGATCAAAGCCGTCGGATTCGACATGGACGGTACATTCATGCACACCAAAGTGGACTACGTAAAACTGGCCCGCGTAGTGTATGACGAGTTCGAGAGCCTCGGCGTTCCCGACGAGATCCTGCAGACCGACAATTACAAACTTACCATGGACGGGGGAATCAGATGGCTAGTGGAACACGGGAAATCGGAATACGTCCCCGGGATCAACGAACGCATCGGAAACCGTGCTACCGAGATAGAGATGGAACATGCGGATATCGCCGTACCATTCCCCGGTGCCGTAGAAGTACTCGACCTGCTGAAGGAAAAAGGATACAAGGTCGGCATACTCACCAGAGGCGGACGCGAGTATGCGACCACCGTCCTGGGTAACGCAGGCGTCCTGAAGAAGTTCAACGCCTTGGTGGCAAGAGACGACTACCCCGAGGAGGAGGCCAAGCCCAACCCGTTGGCAATGGACCATCTGGCGGCGGCACTGGGTGTGAAGAGCGGGGAGATCCTCTACCTGGGAGACGGTATCGTGGACTTCATGACCGCTGATGCGTCCGGAGCGCAGTTCATAGGTGTGGAGACCGGCCCGAATACCGCCGAGATGTGGCGTAAAAAGGCAGGGAATGGCGTAAGGACCATTCCCAGCGTGGCCGAACTGGCGGATCTCATCTGA
- a CDS encoding Fic family protein: MSDERISKDILSEEIEGYAKDFNKRYLHWSEVRYRDTGHFDPDTVWARMKLVRMDDSVTLVFGKTQYRYCMSDRIMKMLREFDVRAAADFFPNVIDPHGKVYYSVSSLMEESIASSQMEGAVTTTKKAKEMLRKNIRPKDGSERMIVNNYRAMMFIKDHTDR, translated from the coding sequence TTGTCGGATGAAAGGATCTCTAAAGACATCCTATCGGAAGAGATCGAAGGATATGCGAAGGATTTCAACAAGAGGTATCTCCATTGGTCGGAAGTTCGGTATAGGGATACCGGTCATTTCGATCCAGACACGGTTTGGGCCAGGATGAAACTGGTTCGTATGGATGACAGTGTGACGCTGGTCTTCGGAAAGACGCAATATCGCTATTGCATGTCGGATAGAATTATGAAGATGCTCCGCGAGTTCGATGTGAGGGCCGCAGCAGATTTTTTCCCTAACGTCATCGACCCTCACGGAAAAGTCTACTACTCGGTCAGTTCACTGATGGAGGAGTCCATTGCATCCAGTCAGATGGAGGGTGCGGTGACTACCACAAAGAAAGCGAAAGAGATGCTTCGTAAGAACATCCGTCCCAAAGACGGATCGGAAAGGATGATAGTGAATAATTATAGGGCGATGATGTTCATCAAGGACCATACGGATCGGTAG
- a CDS encoding AAA family ATPase produces MTDSGELIRSRYIDKLTQLKGNGMVKALSGMRNVGKSTILRQYRESLVADGRPEGSIICVDCESLDFDGVDGTDMMTARIREAAGNLEFYVLFIDEPEKVEGWTAALYNLLQEGRCDIYISSSTDIGPIIKGSSIKDRVQEIRVDPLSLQEFMDLNGLTDPISSCERYSRIGGLPIVRADMDDDLAMAILRSTLSDILFNGALDQKGGDDPERLKALVRFIMGHLGQPVQMKDITEAIDKNQLFADKCLKAITENFVVFEQEDEGSKLLKSQMRFYASDAGIRSCIRGAGREWEDYADSMVYTELIRRGYEIKMEKYGETAAFVADTPKGRAYYMASPTVTPDEEPVRKFGFGPKTSKRRIQVVPRSEVSKGGMGLSDLLLGNDLVE; encoded by the coding sequence ATGACGGACAGCGGGGAACTCATCAGAAGCAGATACATCGACAAACTGACCCAGCTCAAGGGGAACGGGATGGTCAAGGCCCTCTCCGGAATGAGGAATGTGGGGAAGTCGACGATCCTCCGCCAGTATCGCGAGAGTCTCGTGGCCGACGGAAGGCCGGAAGGCAGCATCATCTGTGTGGACTGCGAATCCCTGGACTTCGACGGCGTCGACGGTACCGACATGATGACCGCCAGGATCAGGGAGGCCGCCGGCAACCTGGAGTTCTACGTGCTGTTTATAGACGAACCCGAGAAGGTGGAGGGCTGGACCGCCGCACTCTACAACCTTCTGCAGGAAGGGAGATGCGACATCTACATATCGTCGTCCACCGACATAGGGCCCATTATCAAGGGGTCCTCAATAAAGGACCGGGTGCAGGAGATCCGCGTCGACCCCCTGTCCCTGCAGGAGTTCATGGACCTGAACGGGCTCACGGACCCGATATCCTCCTGCGAGAGATATTCGAGGATCGGAGGTCTGCCGATAGTGAGGGCCGACATGGATGACGACCTCGCCATGGCCATCTTGAGAAGCACCCTTTCGGACATCCTCTTCAACGGGGCCTTGGACCAGAAGGGCGGAGACGACCCCGAGAGGCTGAAGGCCCTCGTCCGTTTCATAATGGGTCACCTCGGTCAACCGGTGCAGATGAAAGACATCACCGAGGCGATAGACAAGAACCAGCTCTTCGCGGACAAGTGCCTCAAGGCGATCACGGAGAACTTCGTGGTGTTCGAACAGGAGGACGAAGGTTCCAAACTTCTCAAGAGCCAGATGAGGTTCTATGCCTCGGATGCGGGAATCAGGTCATGCATCAGAGGGGCCGGTAGGGAGTGGGAGGATTATGCGGACAGCATGGTCTACACGGAACTCATCAGAAGAGGCTACGAGATCAAGATGGAGAAGTACGGCGAGACCGCGGCATTCGTCGCCGATACCCCGAAGGGTAGGGCATACTACATGGCCTCCCCGACCGTCACACCGGACGAGGAACCTGTCAGAAAATTCGGATTCGGTCCCAAGACGAGCAAAAGAAGGATCCAAGTAGTCCCCCGCTCCGAGGTCTCCAAAGGAGGAATGGGTCTGTCCGACCTCCTCCTCGGAAACGACCTGGTCGAGTGA
- the pylB gene encoding methylornithine synthase PylB translates to MTTLEISDILDAVRNGAQATSQDVVKLLSAEGREMEELFAEAREVRDRQFGKHVFAYGFVYFSTYCHNNCTFCYYRRTNSIDRYRKSPEEIISLAADLKDAGIDLVDLTMGEDEHMYADDYSELLEIISGVKKLGISIMASPGAVKKEAMPKIKAAGADFYAVYQETHNRDLYSKLRLEQDFDFRYNQRVWAREAGMLTEDGMMVGLGESMEDRADAILTMGAEKCEQIRCMTFVPQAGTPLQTLEPMDSYMELKSIAVMRILFPDRFIPATLDVEGIEGMKSRLDAGASTITSIVVPHRHLAGVAQPEKDIESGGRSVQHVFDLVADMGKRIATQNEFRSMIDKLEERIRPKP, encoded by the coding sequence GTGACAACTTTGGAGATAAGCGATATATTGGATGCGGTAAGGAACGGCGCCCAGGCGACATCGCAGGACGTCGTAAAACTTCTTTCTGCCGAAGGCAGGGAAATGGAGGAACTCTTCGCAGAGGCGAGGGAGGTCCGCGACAGACAGTTCGGGAAGCACGTTTTCGCCTACGGGTTCGTGTATTTCTCCACCTACTGTCACAATAACTGTACGTTCTGCTACTACAGGCGTACGAACAGTATAGACAGGTACAGGAAGTCCCCCGAGGAGATCATATCATTGGCCGCCGACCTCAAGGACGCCGGCATCGACCTGGTAGACCTCACTATGGGCGAGGACGAGCACATGTACGCTGATGATTATTCCGAACTGTTGGAGATAATCTCGGGCGTCAAGAAGTTGGGGATATCCATAATGGCCTCTCCCGGTGCGGTTAAGAAGGAGGCTATGCCCAAGATAAAGGCCGCCGGAGCCGATTTCTATGCGGTCTATCAGGAGACCCATAACCGCGACCTGTATTCCAAGCTCCGTCTGGAGCAGGATTTCGATTTCAGATACAACCAGAGGGTATGGGCCAGGGAGGCCGGGATGCTTACCGAGGACGGCATGATGGTCGGTCTCGGGGAGTCGATGGAGGACAGGGCCGACGCCATCCTCACCATGGGTGCGGAGAAATGCGAGCAGATCCGCTGCATGACCTTCGTCCCGCAGGCTGGAACCCCCCTGCAGACCTTGGAACCGATGGATTCCTACATGGAGCTGAAGTCCATAGCCGTCATGAGGATACTCTTCCCCGACAGGTTCATCCCCGCCACGCTGGACGTGGAAGGGATAGAAGGCATGAAGTCGAGGCTGGATGCAGGTGCCAGCACCATAACGTCCATAGTGGTCCCTCACAGGCATCTCGCAGGTGTGGCACAGCCCGAGAAGGACATAGAATCCGGAGGGCGTTCCGTCCAGCATGTGTTCGACCTCGTGGCCGACATGGGCAAGAGGATAGCCACCCAGAACGAGTTCCGCTCCATGATCGACAAGCTGGAAGAACGGATTCGTCCTAAACCTTAA
- a CDS encoding DMT family transporter gives MDGLVFLVIGGFFEPAWVFTLEKGGTYADDVRRKWGWYLVSVFFMFCSLFFMSQGMKTMSVGISYAIWTAVGALVTIAISRLFYAETIGWGKIIAIMMILVGISGLEIVGASA, from the coding sequence ATGGACGGATTGGTGTTCCTGGTAATCGGTGGTTTCTTCGAACCCGCCTGGGTATTCACGTTGGAGAAAGGCGGCACGTATGCCGACGACGTCAGAAGGAAGTGGGGATGGTATCTCGTCTCCGTATTCTTCATGTTCTGCAGCCTGTTCTTCATGTCTCAAGGCATGAAGACGATGAGTGTGGGTATATCGTATGCCATATGGACGGCCGTAGGCGCTCTGGTCACGATAGCCATCAGCAGATTGTTCTATGCCGAGACGATAGGGTGGGGCAAGATCATTGCTATCATGATGATCCTCGTCGGTATATCCGGTCTCGAGATCGTGGGGGCGAGCGCATGA
- a CDS encoding DMT family transporter, which produces MRFNPWIMIFVGGLFEAVWATTMNMSDGFTDLFWTPVTFGISLISVWFLYQGFRMGLPVGSSYAAWTGCGTVLSTVFGLVFYDQLLSGLQVLFLAILIGGILLLQYVDDPSRKTKEEKENQSE; this is translated from the coding sequence ATGAGGTTCAATCCCTGGATAATGATATTCGTCGGAGGTCTGTTCGAGGCCGTATGGGCCACCACCATGAACATGTCCGACGGGTTCACCGATCTGTTCTGGACCCCGGTCACTTTCGGTATCAGTCTGATCAGCGTATGGTTCCTTTACCAAGGGTTCCGTATGGGGCTTCCGGTAGGGAGTTCCTATGCGGCATGGACCGGATGCGGGACCGTGCTGTCCACCGTGTTCGGGCTGGTATTCTACGACCAGCTCCTGAGCGGTCTGCAGGTCCTGTTCCTGGCAATACTCATCGGCGGCATACTGCTCCTTCAGTACGTGGACGATCCGTCCAGGAAGACGAAGGAAGAGAAGGAGAACCAGTCGGAGTGA
- a CDS encoding DMT family transporter, translated as MSGLLFLIAGGLLEPVWVIAMTKAGGNTDRRAFWYIVFLSAMFMSLMFMSRGMKTMSVGISYAIWTAVGALSTIVAGRILYHEGISWKKVAAVTLILIGISGLEAAG; from the coding sequence ATGAGCGGACTTCTCTTCCTTATCGCAGGAGGCCTTCTCGAGCCCGTCTGGGTCATAGCGATGACAAAGGCAGGCGGGAATACGGACAGAAGGGCTTTCTGGTATATTGTGTTCCTCTCTGCGATGTTCATGAGCCTTATGTTCATGTCCCGGGGCATGAAGACGATGAGCGTAGGCATATCGTATGCCATATGGACGGCCGTCGGTGCCCTGTCCACCATCGTGGCGGGACGTATCCTGTATCATGAGGGTATAAGTTGGAAGAAGGTGGCGGCCGTAACCCTCATCCTGATAGGCATATCGGGACTGGAGGCCGCCGGATGA
- a CDS encoding uroporphyrinogen decarboxylase family protein, with amino-acid sequence MKDTGHREAVEAALRFEKTDRTPVNNFALVTAARSNGILVKDARYDPEISARVSVDYAMRTESDFVKPVVDSQIPFLDMGMDVRFPDDDYGSVHSKIVSEPEDVDKLAFFDPSVAKECPHFTRCFVDALEETARILPEDLHICGLAWGPITTAGYLMGVEDMLMALMMGNEEMVKKLVSKCARFVADQQIRMVDAGSTVMWMADPTSSCDIISPDMFGPFSAFAVKDTISRVRKDYDIPSFLHICGNTRPIIPEVAETGADCLSFDHAVPAKVAKEEAAGKLALMGNIDPIAYIMQGTPESVTEECYRIIGEAGTEGGFILAPGCETPISSPDVNVLAMGRAGREFWKTQ; translated from the coding sequence ATGAAGGATACAGGACACCGCGAGGCCGTGGAGGCCGCCCTGAGATTCGAGAAGACGGACAGGACCCCCGTCAACAACTTCGCGTTGGTCACGGCCGCACGCAGCAACGGGATCCTGGTGAAGGATGCGAGATACGATCCGGAGATATCGGCCCGCGTCTCCGTGGACTATGCCATGAGGACCGAATCGGACTTCGTGAAACCGGTGGTGGACTCCCAGATCCCGTTCCTGGACATGGGCATGGACGTACGCTTCCCGGACGACGACTACGGATCCGTACACTCGAAAATCGTCTCCGAACCGGAAGACGTGGACAAACTGGCGTTCTTCGATCCTTCCGTGGCCAAAGAATGCCCTCATTTCACCAGATGCTTCGTAGACGCCCTGGAGGAGACCGCGAGGATACTCCCGGAGGACCTCCACATATGCGGCCTCGCATGGGGCCCCATAACCACGGCCGGATACCTCATGGGTGTCGAAGACATGCTCATGGCCCTCATGATGGGGAACGAGGAGATGGTGAAGAAACTGGTATCCAAATGTGCCAGATTCGTGGCCGACCAGCAGATCAGGATGGTGGATGCCGGATCAACCGTCATGTGGATGGCCGACCCGACATCGTCCTGCGACATAATATCCCCCGACATGTTCGGACCGTTCTCCGCCTTCGCCGTTAAGGACACCATATCCCGCGTAAGGAAGGATTACGACATACCCTCGTTCCTCCACATATGCGGCAACACCAGGCCGATAATCCCGGAAGTCGCGGAGACCGGGGCGGACTGCCTCAGTTTCGACCACGCCGTACCCGCAAAGGTCGCCAAAGAGGAGGCCGCCGGCAAACTGGCACTTATGGGGAACATCGACCCAATAGCGTACATCATGCAGGGGACCCCGGAATCGGTCACCGAGGAATGCTACAGGATCATAGGCGAGGCCGGTACGGAGGGAGGGTTCATCCTCGCCCCCGGCTGCGAGACGCCCATCTCCTCCCCGGACGTGAACGTCCTCGCCATGGGCCGTGCGGGAAGGGAATTCTGGAAGACTCAGTGA
- a CDS encoding isocitrate/isopropylmalate family dehydrogenase, producing the protein MANKKVLILPGDGPGPSVISAAEKVIRAAAPGVDLIHGEIGNVAYEHTSKALPASTMDMISTSDAILSGPADMSLIDGRDPIADIKRQMHLFAEVQEFRPLAGYLADRDVDILLVSHCVDAVSSVRESEGLDGVVSELDTDDDALSELFTSCMHIAEVTGRMKICLVRGMGLFESSERHMLDSFHSHFATSEFSVEDMSAEKAACLLQMVPETFDVVVSGTTTSQYLRGLLSGMIGGSGISPVAYLGERKGLFMPSRTFGSMNESRPWNPTSAILAGSEMLRYMGFGVEYSAIQKAVSDMYESGLTTSDIGEGHLSPDEFTQGVIDRIREQQ; encoded by the coding sequence ATGGCGAACAAGAAGGTCCTGATACTCCCGGGGGACGGCCCCGGACCGTCTGTCATATCCGCTGCCGAGAAAGTCATAAGGGCCGCGGCACCGGGAGTGGACCTCATCCATGGGGAGATCGGGAACGTCGCTTACGAACATACCTCCAAAGCCCTGCCCGCATCCACCATGGATATGATCTCGACGTCCGATGCGATATTGTCGGGCCCGGCGGACATGTCCCTGATAGATGGCCGCGACCCCATAGCGGATATCAAGAGACAGATGCACCTGTTCGCGGAAGTACAGGAGTTCCGTCCCCTGGCCGGATATCTGGCCGACAGGGACGTGGACATCCTCCTCGTCAGCCACTGCGTGGATGCCGTATCCAGCGTGAGGGAGAGCGAGGGGCTGGACGGCGTCGTGTCCGAGCTGGATACCGACGACGACGCCCTGTCCGAGCTGTTCACGTCATGCATGCACATAGCCGAGGTCACAGGCAGGATGAAGATCTGCCTGGTCAGAGGGATGGGCCTTTTCGAATCATCGGAAAGACATATGCTGGATAGCTTCCACTCCCATTTCGCCACCAGCGAGTTCTCCGTGGAGGATATGTCCGCCGAGAAGGCCGCATGTCTCCTCCAGATGGTACCGGAGACGTTCGATGTCGTGGTCTCCGGGACCACCACGTCGCAATATCTGAGAGGCCTGCTGTCGGGGATGATCGGGGGGAGCGGGATCTCCCCCGTAGCATACCTGGGCGAAAGAAAAGGTCTGTTCATGCCGTCGCGCACATTCGGAAGCATGAACGAGTCCAGGCCCTGGAACCCGACCTCCGCCATATTGGCAGGTTCGGAGATGCTCCGCTACATGGGGTTCGGAGTGGAATATTCGGCCATACAGAAGGCGGTCTCCGACATGTACGAGTCGGGTCTGACGACCTCCGATATCGGGGAGGGACACCTGTCCCCCGATGAATTTACACAGGGTGTCATCGACCGCATACGCGAGCAACAGTGA
- a CDS encoding deoxyhypusine synthase, which yields MVAKKETSAEKEKMKKQLKKIPVKDIKVTKAMTVDDMLQAMGRAGGFTAQKLADATDIAEKMVKKEGCLKILSFPACIMATGTRGVIVDMVKNHMVDLIITTCGCLDHDLSRLYAAYYKGDFMMDDALLRENDVSRLGNVLVPDDCYGYVLEDNLLPMFDEIFAETQSMSTHEIIDKVGEKLADVKGHEDSLLYWAHVNNVPIVVPGITDGSFGCQLWMYYQTHRKLRIDLFADEQMLSEMTNDAKYTGAIIIGGGISKHHVIWWNQFRGGLDYCIYLTTAEEYDGSLSGARIREAVSWGKVKANAKKMTVEGDATITLPLIYAGLANRLL from the coding sequence ATGGTCGCAAAGAAAGAGACCTCTGCAGAAAAGGAAAAGATGAAGAAACAGCTGAAGAAGATCCCCGTGAAGGACATCAAGGTCACCAAGGCCATGACCGTCGACGACATGCTCCAGGCCATGGGACGTGCCGGAGGATTCACCGCACAGAAGCTGGCCGACGCCACCGATATCGCGGAGAAGATGGTGAAGAAGGAGGGCTGCCTTAAGATCCTCTCCTTCCCCGCCTGCATCATGGCCACCGGTACCCGCGGCGTCATAGTCGACATGGTCAAGAACCACATGGTCGACCTCATCATCACCACCTGCGGATGCCTCGACCACGACCTCTCCAGGCTGTACGCGGCATACTACAAAGGGGACTTCATGATGGACGACGCCCTCCTCAGGGAGAACGACGTCAGCAGACTCGGTAACGTCCTCGTCCCCGACGACTGCTACGGATACGTACTGGAGGACAACCTCCTGCCCATGTTCGACGAGATCTTCGCCGAGACCCAGTCCATGTCCACCCACGAGATAATCGACAAGGTCGGAGAGAAACTCGCCGATGTGAAGGGACACGAGGACAGCCTCCTCTACTGGGCACACGTCAACAACGTCCCGATAGTCGTCCCCGGGATCACCGACGGATCCTTCGGATGCCAGCTTTGGATGTACTATCAGACCCACAGGAAGCTCAGGATCGACCTGTTCGCTGACGAGCAGATGCTCTCCGAGATGACGAACGATGCGAAATACACCGGGGCGATCATCATCGGAGGAGGTATCTCCAAGCACCACGTCATCTGGTGGAACCAGTTCCGCGGCGGACTCGACTACTGCATCTACCTGACCACCGCAGAGGAATACGACGGTTCCCTGTCCGGAGCCAGGATAAGGGAGGCCGTTTCCTGGGGTAAGGTGAAGGCCAACGCCAAGAAGATGACCGTAGAAGGGGATGCGACCATCACCCTCCCGCTCATCTATGCGGGTCTCGCCAACAGGCTCCTCTGA
- a CDS encoding cobalamin B12-binding domain-containing protein — protein MAGAEQKDILNDLRDSIIEMDFGKASAAARSALAAGMDPAVIIDEGLGKGMERISDEFNEGKIFLPQILAASMAMEAALQEITPVLEKNAGKLKGVIVMGSVQGDIHEIGKSVCCAMLRGAGYKVIDLGADVSPDKFIDAARENHADIIGASALMTTTLVAQKDIIRHIKEENESFKTAVGGAPCSQEWCDEIGADGYSASASDIVALVDRMLGVKRN, from the coding sequence ATGGCCGGTGCCGAGCAGAAGGATATCCTGAACGATCTGAGGGATTCCATTATCGAGATGGATTTCGGAAAGGCCAGTGCAGCCGCACGTTCCGCATTGGCCGCAGGGATGGATCCGGCGGTCATAATCGACGAGGGTCTCGGCAAAGGCATGGAGAGGATCAGCGACGAGTTCAACGAGGGGAAGATCTTCCTCCCGCAGATCCTGGCCGCATCCATGGCCATGGAGGCGGCCCTCCAGGAGATCACCCCCGTTCTGGAGAAGAATGCGGGAAAACTCAAGGGCGTTATCGTCATGGGATCCGTCCAAGGGGACATACACGAGATCGGCAAAAGCGTCTGCTGCGCCATGCTGAGGGGCGCGGGATACAAGGTCATAGACCTGGGGGCCGATGTAAGTCCCGACAAGTTCATCGATGCGGCCCGGGAGAACCACGCCGACATAATCGGGGCATCCGCACTGATGACGACTACCCTGGTGGCACAGAAGGATATCATACGTCATATAAAGGAGGAGAACGAGTCCTTCAAGACCGCCGTAGGCGGGGCACCCTGCAGTCAGGAATGGTGTGACGAGATCGGGGCCGACGGGTATTCCGCCTCGGCCAGCGATATCGTGGCCCTCGTAGACAGGATGCTCGGGGTCAAGAGGAACTGA
- a CDS encoding DNA-directed RNA polymerase — translation MYMITEAQKIVRIPPSKLGEDISDVIGALSSETFEGKLEEDKSIAVLVGDVVPEGPGRIVHGDGAVYQTVKFKQLVFALRDNEVVEGTVVEVLNFGAFIRFGPLDGLLHVSQIMDDHVDIDEGNQRLIGKESGRTLAVGDKVRARVVSIDLNEKTPQDSKIGLTMRQPGLGKLEWIEQDANKHKGDSEEDAEKSASKKGKKGGDE, via the coding sequence ATGTATATGATAACTGAAGCCCAGAAGATCGTCCGCATCCCTCCGTCCAAGCTCGGAGAGGACATTTCGGACGTCATAGGCGCTCTCTCCAGCGAGACCTTCGAGGGGAAGCTGGAAGAGGACAAATCCATCGCAGTGCTGGTAGGAGACGTCGTGCCCGAGGGGCCCGGACGCATCGTCCATGGCGATGGGGCGGTATACCAGACTGTCAAGTTCAAGCAGCTCGTGTTCGCTCTCAGGGACAACGAGGTCGTGGAGGGAACCGTGGTGGAGGTCCTCAACTTCGGTGCCTTCATAAGGTTCGGTCCTCTGGACGGACTCCTCCATGTCAGTCAGATCATGGACGACCACGTCGACATCGACGAGGGCAACCAGAGGCTGATCGGAAAGGAGAGCGGCAGGACTCTGGCGGTCGGAGACAAGGTCAGGGCCAGGGTGGTCAGCATCGACCTCAACGAGAAGACCCCTCAGGACAGCAAGATCGGACTCACCATGCGCCAGCCCGGACTCGGAAAACTCGAGTGGATCGAGCAGGATGCCAACAAGCACAAGGGCGATTCCGAGGAGGATGCCGAGAAATCCGCCTCCAAGAAAGGGAAGAAAGGAGGCGACGAGTGA